One Fundidesulfovibrio soli genomic region harbors:
- a CDS encoding HD domain-containing phosphohydrolase — protein sequence MGSRRILVVEDEAIVALDIRNRLTHLGYQVVAMVSTGEEAVARSGDMRPDLVLMDIMLPGGMDGIEAATLIRENFDIPVVYLTAYADQQTLARAKITNPFGYIIKPFEDRELQTTIEMAVYKYETDCKLMLSERWLGTTLKSLGDAVVTTGPAGLVQYINPVAEEMLGTTLEQAVGKSVPELFGQEGCALTATGSHTCELTGGDGDELPIEATVSPILDDWGARIGTVMVCRDISERVRSEYRMREYVASLNRTLEATVSALAVTAEKRDPYTAGHQQRVSALACAIAQEMGLEEERVRGLRVAGLLHDIGKIYIPAEILAKPSTLTSIEMGLIKTHAEVGHEILEHIPFPWPVARMVLEHHERINGTGYPSGLRADQLLPESKILSVADVVEAMSSHRPYRAALGLARALGEICDNRGELYDPEAVDVCVRLFEKGYTFDTEAG from the coding sequence ATGGGGAGTCGGCGCATCCTGGTCGTCGAGGACGAAGCCATCGTGGCCCTGGACATCCGCAACAGACTGACCCACCTGGGCTATCAGGTTGTGGCCATGGTGAGCACCGGGGAAGAAGCGGTGGCGCGCTCGGGCGACATGCGTCCGGACCTGGTCCTCATGGACATCATGCTCCCCGGCGGCATGGACGGCATAGAGGCCGCGACCCTCATCCGTGAGAATTTCGACATTCCGGTGGTCTACCTTACGGCCTACGCCGACCAGCAGACCCTGGCCCGGGCCAAGATCACCAATCCTTTCGGGTATATCATCAAGCCCTTCGAGGACCGGGAGCTCCAGACCACCATCGAGATGGCGGTCTACAAGTACGAGACCGACTGCAAGCTGATGCTCTCCGAGCGCTGGCTGGGCACCACGCTCAAGAGCCTGGGCGACGCGGTGGTCACCACCGGCCCGGCCGGGCTGGTGCAGTACATCAACCCCGTGGCCGAGGAGATGCTCGGCACCACGCTGGAGCAGGCCGTGGGCAAGTCCGTGCCGGAGCTATTCGGGCAGGAGGGATGCGCCCTGACCGCCACGGGCAGCCACACCTGCGAGCTGACCGGCGGAGATGGCGACGAGCTGCCCATAGAGGCCACAGTCTCCCCCATCCTGGACGACTGGGGCGCGCGCATCGGCACCGTCATGGTGTGCCGCGACATCTCGGAGCGGGTGCGCTCCGAGTACAGGATGCGCGAATATGTGGCCTCGCTCAACCGCACGCTGGAGGCCACGGTCTCGGCGCTGGCGGTCACGGCCGAAAAGCGCGACCCCTACACCGCCGGCCACCAACAGCGCGTCTCGGCCCTGGCCTGCGCCATCGCCCAGGAAATGGGCCTCGAAGAGGAGCGGGTGCGGGGCCTGCGTGTGGCGGGGCTGCTGCATGACATCGGGAAGATATACATCCCGGCGGAAATACTGGCGAAGCCCTCGACGCTCACTTCCATCGAGATGGGTCTGATCAAGACCCACGCCGAGGTGGGCCACGAAATCCTGGAGCACATCCCCTTCCCCTGGCCCGTGGCCCGCATGGTTCTGGAGCACCACGAACGCATCAACGGCACCGGCTACCCCTCCGGCCTGCGCGCGGACCAATTGCTCCCGGAATCCAAGATACTCTCCGTGGCCGACGTGGTGGAGGCCATGAGCTCGCACAGGCCCTACCGCGCCGCCCTGGGCCTGGCCCGCGCCCTTGGGGAGATCTGCGACAACAGGGGCGAGCTGTATGACCCCGAAGCGGTGGACGTCTGCGTGCGGCTCTTCGAGAAGGGCTACACCTTCGACACCGAGGCCGGATGA
- a CDS encoding TIGR01777 family oxidoreductase — MDASSKRVIVAGGSGFIGRALCAALGASGWRVQVLTRGPARPAAAGGPEFVTWDGLTAHGWGHLADGAGALVNLTGENVAAGPWTTKRRRAILESRVNAGRAMVQAVEHVARNSGALPRVLVQASAVGYYGDSRDPAVDESHPSGGGFLAEVCRQWEAASAQVEALGVRRAVIRSALVLGEKGGILAKMLPQFKFFAGGPLGDGSQGFPWIHIEDEVRAIMFLMEREDASGPFNLASPQTASNLEFCRALGAALSRPCWLPAPAPLLRLVFGEMADDVFLAGCRAVPARLLELGFTFTHPDLARALSELAG, encoded by the coding sequence ATGGATGCGAGTTCGAAACGCGTGATCGTTGCCGGCGGGAGCGGATTCATCGGCAGGGCCTTGTGCGCGGCGCTGGGGGCCTCGGGCTGGCGGGTCCAGGTGCTCACCAGGGGGCCGGCGCGCCCCGCGGCGGCAGGAGGCCCTGAATTCGTCACCTGGGATGGGCTTACGGCGCACGGCTGGGGGCATCTGGCCGACGGCGCGGGCGCTCTGGTGAACCTCACCGGTGAGAACGTGGCCGCCGGACCCTGGACAACCAAGCGCAGAAGGGCCATCCTGGAAAGCCGGGTGAATGCGGGCCGGGCCATGGTCCAGGCCGTGGAACACGTGGCGCGGAACTCCGGCGCGCTGCCCAGGGTGCTGGTGCAGGCCTCTGCCGTGGGCTACTACGGAGATTCGCGCGATCCGGCCGTGGACGAGTCGCACCCTTCCGGGGGCGGCTTCCTGGCGGAGGTATGCCGCCAGTGGGAGGCCGCAAGCGCCCAAGTGGAGGCCCTGGGCGTGCGCCGCGCGGTGATCCGCTCAGCGCTGGTGCTCGGGGAAAAGGGCGGCATCCTGGCCAAGATGCTCCCGCAGTTCAAATTCTTCGCGGGCGGGCCGCTGGGCGACGGCAGCCAGGGCTTCCCCTGGATCCACATCGAGGACGAGGTCCGGGCGATCATGTTCCTGATGGAACGGGAGGACGCCTCCGGCCCCTTCAACCTCGCCTCGCCGCAAACCGCCAGCAACCTGGAGTTCTGCCGGGCCTTGGGGGCCGCTCTCTCCAGGCCGTGCTGGCTGCCAGCACCCGCGCCGCTGCTGCGCCTGGTTTTCGGCGAAATGGCCGACGACGTCTTTCTTGCCGGATGCAGGGCAGTGCCCGCGCGGCTGCTCGAGCTGGGCTTCACGTTCACGCATCCGGACCTTGCCCGGGCGCTCTCGGAACTCGCAGGCTAG
- a CDS encoding MlaD family protein — MSAPSNYFKLGLFVIGSVALLIMALIFFGIGALRQDKIMLETYFNESVQGIDVGSPLKFKGVKIGSIERVRFVFNKYHDIKDVPFRYVLVEMALDPGTPLAGGGASGLREALEREVANGLRIRIAPQGLTGTAYLEMDYARSGASKPLPIDWTPQYPYVPSSPSTIARLEETFETFSKLLRKIDEAGVDQAVGNINSLLVVLREAVKDANVPGLTGNVNSLIQDLRGTNQQLAALIESKEARESLANLGQLLNNLNVSTQNLPQAVSDLRRFLRELGLLMGSQRDEVQELLQQGKRMMENLNDLTGDAKRNPSRLIFGAPPAKVHPEKR, encoded by the coding sequence ATGAGCGCCCCGTCCAACTACTTCAAGCTGGGCCTGTTCGTCATAGGATCGGTCGCCCTGCTGATCATGGCCCTGATCTTTTTCGGCATAGGCGCCCTGCGCCAGGACAAGATCATGCTGGAGACCTACTTCAACGAGTCCGTGCAGGGCATCGACGTGGGCTCGCCCCTTAAATTCAAGGGCGTGAAGATCGGCTCCATCGAGCGGGTGCGCTTCGTGTTCAACAAGTACCACGACATCAAGGACGTGCCCTTCCGCTACGTGCTGGTGGAGATGGCCCTGGACCCGGGCACGCCGCTGGCCGGCGGCGGAGCTTCCGGCCTGCGCGAGGCCCTGGAGCGCGAGGTGGCCAACGGGCTGCGCATCCGCATCGCCCCCCAGGGGCTCACGGGCACGGCCTACCTGGAGATGGACTACGCCAGGAGCGGGGCAAGCAAGCCGCTGCCCATCGATTGGACCCCGCAATACCCCTACGTGCCCTCCTCCCCCAGCACCATCGCCCGCCTGGAGGAGACCTTCGAGACATTCTCCAAGCTGCTGCGCAAGATCGACGAGGCCGGGGTGGACCAGGCCGTGGGCAACATCAACTCCCTGCTGGTGGTGCTGCGCGAGGCCGTGAAGGACGCCAACGTCCCCGGGCTCACCGGCAACGTCAACTCGCTCATCCAGGACCTGCGCGGCACCAACCAGCAGCTCGCCGCCCTGATCGAAAGCAAGGAGGCCCGCGAGTCGCTGGCCAACCTGGGGCAGCTGTTGAACAACCTGAACGTCTCCACCCAGAACCTGCCCCAGGCCGTGTCCGACCTGCGCCGCTTCCTGCGGGAGCTTGGCCTGCTCATGGGCAGCCAGCGCGACGAGGTGCAGGAGCTGCTCCAGCAGGGCAAGCGCATGATGGAAAACCTCAACGACCTCACCGGCGACGCCAAGCGCAACCCCTCGCGCCTGATCTTCGGGGCCCCGCCGGCCAAGGTGCACCCGGAGAAGCGATGA
- a CDS encoding 23S rRNA (pseudouridine(1915)-N(3))-methyltransferase RlmH — protein sequence MNRLKLLFVGEAKAPWAADAARHYIEALSRYVRCEVVCTRDIKDAKDKAQRMRREGQALLGSVTARDRVIGLDEGGRAHGSKGLSAKLSAWLEDPGRAPCFVVGGPFGFSPEVRERFDETMSLGPYTLPHDLARVVLLEQLYRGMTILAKHPYHHD from the coding sequence ATGAATCGCTTGAAACTTTTGTTCGTGGGCGAGGCCAAGGCCCCCTGGGCCGCCGATGCCGCCCGCCACTACATCGAGGCCCTCTCGCGCTACGTGCGTTGCGAGGTGGTCTGCACCCGCGACATCAAGGACGCCAAGGACAAGGCCCAGCGCATGCGCCGCGAAGGCCAGGCCCTGCTGGGCTCCGTCACCGCGCGCGACCGGGTGATCGGGCTGGACGAGGGAGGCCGGGCCCACGGCTCCAAGGGGCTTTCAGCCAAGCTCTCCGCTTGGCTGGAGGACCCGGGCCGCGCCCCCTGCTTCGTGGTGGGCGGGCCGTTCGGCTTCAGCCCCGAGGTGCGCGAGCGTTTCGACGAGACCATGAGCCTGGGCCCCTACACCCTGCCCCACGATCTGGCCCGCGTGGTCCTGCTGGAGCAGCTCTACCGGGGCATGACCATATTGGCCAAACACCCATACCACCACGATTAG
- a CDS encoding ABC-type transport auxiliary lipoprotein family protein — MRTPLKALILCLAAATLAACASPPLSRPAPDRRLFNISAQRPEAAPAPKNAPLAATVLKVRPLQINPAFQGKEMVYRLGDSRFDSDYYNTFFTQPAQNLTGQVRQWLARAGLFGNVVDSTSQVADTHLLEGMVNALYGDFTDKGAPKAVMEAQFFLVANKGDAYTVLFEKDYSRVVAFQPGGGDAAALAQAYNKALAEILAELEADIRQALNSRK; from the coding sequence ATGAGAACGCCGCTCAAAGCCCTGATCCTGTGCCTGGCGGCCGCGACGCTCGCGGCCTGCGCTTCCCCGCCCCTTTCCCGGCCGGCCCCGGACCGCAGGCTCTTCAACATCTCGGCCCAACGACCCGAGGCGGCCCCGGCCCCCAAGAACGCGCCCCTTGCAGCCACGGTGCTCAAGGTGCGCCCCCTGCAGATCAACCCGGCCTTCCAGGGCAAGGAGATGGTCTACCGCCTGGGCGACTCGCGCTTCGACTCGGACTACTACAACACGTTCTTCACGCAGCCCGCCCAGAACCTCACTGGCCAGGTGCGCCAGTGGCTCGCCCGCGCGGGCCTGTTCGGCAACGTGGTGGATTCGACCAGCCAGGTGGCGGACACCCACTTGCTGGAGGGCATGGTCAACGCCCTCTACGGAGACTTCACGGACAAGGGCGCGCCCAAGGCCGTGATGGAGGCCCAGTTCTTCCTGGTGGCCAACAAGGGGGACGCCTATACGGTGCTTTTCGAGAAGGATTACAGCAGGGTGGTGGCCTTCCAGCCGGGCGGCGGCGACGCGGCGGCCCTGGCCCAGGCCTACAACAAGGCTTTGGCGGAAATACTGGCGGAACTCGAAGCGGACATCCGGCAGGCGCTCAACTCCAGAAAGTGA
- a CDS encoding diaminopimelate decarboxylase has translation MPAAPFERASALLRAALEQGALDREDTAVLLYDLDALDARLQELDLAFPASTLHAVAVKAAPFPWLLDRLADAGAGLEAASLPELRIALASGCPPERVVFDSPAKTVAEISEALELGVGLNADNFQELERLDALLAGAKPRGPVGLRVNPQVGQGAIEATSVAGHYSKFGEPIEKRAEIVKAYADRPWLRALHLHVGSQGCPLELMASGVRAVLDLRAEIEAACGPGRIRRFDIGGGLPATYRPDNPAPGFADYAALLRQRCPELFTGEMELVTEFGRAVFAGAGLAASRVEYVKRQPGHRTAVIHLGADMFLRPCYAPETWHHEVAAANPDGSLKSGPVEDWHVAGPLCFSGDFPARAAPLAEVAPGDFILIRDAGAYTLGMWSRYNSRQIPKVVGVEGGRARVLKERETPEKVVTFWS, from the coding sequence ATGCCCGCCGCGCCTTTCGAGCGGGCCTCGGCCCTGCTCCGCGCCGCCCTGGAGCAGGGCGCGCTGGACCGGGAGGACACCGCCGTCCTGCTCTACGACCTGGACGCCCTGGACGCCCGCCTCCAGGAGCTGGACCTGGCCTTCCCCGCCTCCACCCTGCACGCCGTGGCCGTGAAGGCCGCCCCTTTCCCCTGGCTGCTGGACCGCCTGGCCGACGCCGGGGCGGGCCTGGAGGCCGCATCCCTGCCGGAGCTGCGAATAGCCCTGGCCAGCGGCTGCCCGCCTGAGCGCGTGGTGTTCGACTCCCCGGCCAAGACCGTGGCCGAAATCAGCGAGGCCCTGGAGCTGGGCGTGGGCCTCAACGCGGACAACTTTCAGGAGCTTGAGCGTCTGGACGCGCTGCTGGCGGGCGCCAAACCCAGGGGACCCGTGGGGCTGCGCGTGAACCCGCAGGTGGGGCAGGGGGCCATAGAGGCCACCAGCGTGGCCGGGCACTATTCCAAGTTCGGGGAACCCATCGAGAAGCGCGCCGAGATCGTGAAAGCCTACGCGGACCGGCCCTGGCTCAGGGCCCTGCACCTGCACGTGGGCTCCCAGGGGTGTCCGCTCGAGCTGATGGCCTCGGGCGTGCGCGCCGTGCTGGACCTGCGCGCGGAGATCGAGGCCGCCTGCGGCCCGGGGCGCATCCGTCGCTTCGACATCGGCGGGGGCCTGCCCGCCACCTACCGCCCGGACAATCCCGCTCCCGGCTTCGCGGACTACGCCGCCCTGCTGCGGCAGCGCTGCCCGGAGCTGTTCACGGGCGAGATGGAGCTTGTCACGGAGTTCGGCCGGGCCGTGTTCGCCGGGGCGGGCCTGGCCGCGAGCCGCGTGGAGTACGTGAAGCGCCAGCCCGGGCACCGCACCGCGGTGATCCACCTGGGCGCGGACATGTTTTTGCGGCCCTGCTACGCCCCGGAGACGTGGCACCACGAGGTGGCCGCCGCCAACCCGGACGGCTCGCTCAAATCCGGCCCCGTGGAGGATTGGCACGTGGCCGGGCCGCTGTGCTTCTCCGGGGATTTCCCCGCCCGTGCCGCCCCCCTGGCGGAGGTGGCCCCGGGGGACTTCATCTTGATCCGTGACGCCGGGGCCTACACCCTGGGCATGTGGTCGCGCTACAACAGCCGCCAGATACCCAAGGTCGTTGGCGTGGAGGGCGGCAGGGCGCGCGTGCTCAAGGAGCGCGAGACGCCCGAGAAGGTAGTCACTTTCTGGAGTTGA
- a CDS encoding DUF4390 domain-containing protein, whose protein sequence is MRRIVLLLILFLVSGLAAWPGTAHAQRITLTNLVVDNQEGRVKVRFGLGIKAEEAVHEALTRGEVLALECKAVLGRKRDYVWNKDVARAEMSSELVLHEGGPYQIVLPSKRQEHYRGRDVALLMKEAWGTLSMDLGEWSQMERGFTYSLSLEIRLVRREVPEWVKNTVFFWNFDLVPPVKYQLDFSY, encoded by the coding sequence ATGCGCCGAATCGTGCTGCTTCTCATCTTGTTCCTGGTGTCCGGGCTTGCCGCCTGGCCCGGGACGGCGCACGCGCAGCGCATAACGCTCACCAACCTGGTGGTGGACAACCAGGAAGGCCGCGTGAAGGTGCGCTTCGGGCTGGGCATCAAGGCCGAGGAGGCCGTTCACGAGGCTCTGACGCGCGGCGAGGTCCTGGCCCTGGAGTGCAAGGCGGTGCTGGGCCGCAAACGGGACTACGTCTGGAACAAGGACGTGGCCCGCGCCGAGATGTCCAGCGAGCTGGTGCTCCACGAGGGCGGGCCCTACCAGATCGTGCTGCCCTCCAAACGCCAGGAGCACTATCGCGGGCGCGACGTGGCCCTGCTCATGAAGGAGGCCTGGGGCACCCTCTCCATGGACCTGGGAGAATGGAGCCAGATGGAGCGGGGCTTCACGTACTCGCTCTCACTGGAGATCCGCCTGGTGCGCCGTGAGGTGCCCGAGTGGGTGAAGAACACGGTCTTCTTCTGGAATTTCGACTTGGTGCCGCCGGTGAAGTATCAACTCGACTTCTCCTATTGA